One region of Flavobacteriales bacterium genomic DNA includes:
- a CDS encoding glycosyltransferase family 2 protein, which translates to MRAVIAILNWNGQELLERFLPNVVRYAEGHPILIIDNASSDGSKDFVQESYPQVEWVQLEENHGYAGGYNRGLKHRDEDVAILLNSDVEVTEGWLSPILKAMEDDPDLVAVQPKILDLQRPEYFEYAGAAGGFMDRLNYPYCRGRLFETLEKDEGQYDTPIDVHWATGACLFFRIQEFYALGGLDEDLFAHMEEIDLCWRARRRGKRVMCIPASKVYHLGGGTLSGYRPFKSFLNFKNSLIIFLKNDRSGSTYSRLFLRMFMDNLSIVRFLFQFRGRHAFAVLKAHFFFYASLPKTLKKRKELGTAHAPLAETSVVMEYFGRGKRAFNELHASLRSSVIE; encoded by the coding sequence GTGAGAGCGGTCATTGCTATACTCAATTGGAATGGACAGGAACTTCTGGAGAGGTTCCTTCCCAATGTGGTACGATACGCTGAGGGACACCCGATACTCATCATCGACAATGCTTCGAGTGATGGATCCAAGGATTTCGTGCAAGAAAGCTACCCCCAAGTAGAATGGGTGCAACTGGAGGAGAATCACGGCTATGCCGGAGGATATAATCGAGGTCTGAAGCATCGAGATGAAGATGTTGCCATCTTGCTCAACTCCGATGTGGAAGTGACCGAAGGTTGGCTCTCCCCTATCCTCAAGGCCATGGAGGACGATCCTGACCTTGTCGCTGTGCAACCCAAGATACTCGACCTTCAGCGCCCGGAGTATTTCGAATACGCAGGAGCCGCTGGCGGATTCATGGATCGACTCAATTACCCCTATTGTCGAGGAAGACTTTTCGAGACCTTGGAGAAGGATGAAGGTCAGTATGACACTCCCATAGATGTGCATTGGGCCACCGGAGCCTGTCTGTTCTTCCGCATCCAGGAATTCTATGCCTTGGGTGGGCTGGATGAAGACCTCTTTGCACACATGGAGGAGATAGACCTGTGCTGGAGAGCGCGTAGACGGGGCAAACGGGTCATGTGTATTCCGGCCAGCAAGGTCTACCATCTCGGAGGAGGTACCCTGAGCGGATATAGACCCTTCAAGTCCTTCCTCAATTTCAAGAACAGCTTGATCATCTTCTTGAAGAATGACAGAAGCGGGTCTACCTATTCTCGACTGTTCCTCCGCATGTTCATGGACAATCTGAGCATCGTACGTTTCCTCTTCCAATTCCGCGGAAGGCATGCCTTTGCCGTGCTCAAGGCACACTTCTTCTTTTACGCCTCGCTTCCCAAGACATTGAAAAAGCGGAAAGAACTAGGAACGGCCCATGCACCATTGGCAGAGACCTCGGTAGTCATGGAATATTTCGGAAGGGGTAAGCGGGCTTTCAATGAGTTACATGCCTCACTGCGATCGAGTGTCATCGAATAG